A single genomic interval of Spinacia oleracea cultivar Varoflay chromosome 6, BTI_SOV_V1, whole genome shotgun sequence harbors:
- the LOC110785043 gene encoding CSC1-like protein At1g69450 isoform X1, translating to MIVSALLTSVGINSVLCILFFALYSILRKQPGYLYVYVPRLLAANGIEKNLHIRLRRMIPSPGWVKKAWNLTEEELLSTSGLDAVVFTRIIVLCLKIFSFAGIIGLFVLLPINCAGTQLAAFDITAISGETLDLFTISNVNNGSKMLWAHCTAVYLITVFVCFLLYHEYDYISSKRNAYFYSSKPQPHQYTILVRGIPVSPGSSVSESVGNFFKEYHSSTYLSHVVIHRTNRLFFLIDYVKKIYRRFKHKQSEPVKEYSRFDDSFGVQKSNLENGDLEESLITEQWDASFSGQEVRSAFVFFRSRFGAAIASRLQQSEKPTEWVTEQAPEPDDVYWPFFQATFLQRWMSRVVIIVASTLLTVLFLIPVVLVQSLANLSQLEVWFPFLASILTAKVTRQIVTGYLPNLILQIFVKLVPPVMEFLSSIQGYISFSEIQRSACDKFLWFIIWNIFFANVLSGSFINLFSVLLDLRNIPSHLAVTVPAQASFFIAYVVTSGWTSTSSDLFRIIQLIQSLLRKCCCCNRTASDEFELPYIYYHREIPKILFFGLLGITYFFLAPLILPFLLVYFLLAYIIFKNQFLYVYAPKFETAGKFWPTVHNCMIFSLVLMHAIALGIFTVKKLSSASTLIFPLPVLTLLFNEYCRKRFLPNFVAYSAESLIKKDREDLNDSEMPQFFSELITAYMDPALSPLQCSDFDGHGVPSFSDISNDHIAPLLSHA from the exons ATGATTGTTTCTGCTCTTCTGACATCTGTTGGAATAAACTCCGTTCTCTGTATATTATTCTTTGCACTTTATTCCATCTTAAGAAAACAGCCAGGGTATCTTTATGTATATGTACCGCGCTTATTGGCTGCAAATGGAATTGAAAAGAATCTTCATATCCGCCTAAGACGGATGATACCTTCCCCTGGTTGGGTGAAAAAAGCATGGAATCTTACTGAAGAGGAGTTATTGTCAACTTCAGGCTTGGATGCTGTAGTTTTCACAAGGATTATTGTCCTCTG tttgaaaatattttctttcGCTGGGATTATAGGGCTCTTTGTTCTTCTTCCAATAAATTGTGCTGGGACGCAGCTTGCAGCATTTGATATTACTGCCATCTCCGGTGAAACCCTGGATTTATTTACCATTTCCAATGTCAACAATGGGTCTAAAAT GTTGTGGGCACACTGTACTGCTGTATACTTGATTACTGTCTTTGTTTGTTTTCTTCTTTATCAT GAATATGATTACATTTCTTCGAAGAGGAATGCATATTTTTATTCATCTAAACCTCAGCCACATCAATATACAATATTAGTACGTGGGATCCCTGTAAGTCCAGGGAGCAGTGTGAGTGAGAGTGTTGGCAATTTCTTTAAGGAGTATCATTCGTCTACTTATTTATCTCATGTGGTGATTCATCGGACAAATAGATTATTCTTTCTCATT GATTACGTGAAGAAAATCTATCGAAGATTCAAGCATAAACAATCAGAACCTGTCAAAGAATATTCCAGATTTGATGATTCCTTTGGAGTGCAAAAATCTAATCTTGAGAACGGGGATCTAGAAGAGAGCCTGATAACAGAGCAGTGGGATGCTTCTTTTTCTGGGCAA GAAGTACGTTCTGCTTTTGTATTCTTCAGATCTAGATTTGGTGCTGCAATTGCTTCACGTTTACAACAATCTGAGAAACCTACAGAATGGGTTACGGAGCAAGCCCCTGAGCCAGATGATGTGTACTGGCCATTTTTCCAAGCAACGTTCTTGCAAAGATGGATGTCTAGAGTGGTGATAATAGTCGCAAGCACACTTCTGACTGTTCTATTTCTTATACCAGTTGTACTAGTGCAAAGTCTTGCCAATCTGTCCCAACTGGAGGTCTGGTTCCCCTTCCTGGCAAGCATTTTAACCGC AAAAGTGACCCGTCAAATAGTCACAGGCTATCTTCCAAACCTTATTCTTCAGATATTTGTAAAGCTGGTGCCTCCTGTCATGGAGTTCCTTTCATCAATTCAAGGATATATATCTTTCAGTGAGATACAAAGAAGTGCATGTGACAAGTTCCTTTGGTTCATTATATGGAACATCTTTTTTGCTAATGTGCTTTCTGGGTCATTTATCAACCTTTTTTCTGTTCTCCTTGATCTCAGAAACATTCCTTCACATTTAGCAGTCACCGTCCCAGCACAG GCATCTTTCTTTATTGCTTATGTCGTCACTTCGGGATGGACCAGCACATCATCTGATCTCTTTCGTATAATTCAACTTATCCAAAGCTTATTGCGAAAGTGTTGCTGCTGTAATAGAACAGCTTCCGATGAATTTGAACTTCCATATATTTATTACCACAGGGAGATCCCCAAGATTCTGTTTTTTGGACTTTTGGGTATTACATACTTTTTCCTGGCTCCGCTCATCTTGCCGTTCTTGTTGGTGTACTTCCTCCTTGCATAcataattttcaaaaatcaG TTTCTTTATGTATATGCCCCGAAGTTTGAAACTGCTGGTAAATTTTGGCCTACCGTACATAACTGCATGATATTTTCGCTGGTGCTGATGCATGCTATCGCTCTGGGCATCTTTACAGTGAAGAAACTTTCATCAGCATCAACATTAATTTTCCCTCTTCCGGTACTTACACTTCTATTTAATGAGTATTGCCGGAAACGTTTCCTGCCGAACTTTGTCGCATACTCTGCTGAG
- the LOC110785046 gene encoding uncharacterized protein isoform X1, producing MMLTNNNHLQKKLKSESVRSDMEDLNKRAEDGNPISPSVITEESKFKTPTAVESQTEMETPSMFLNTPSAVYSQTENVTPSMNINEEGDPDMVQVPALVKRKKNIPIKLLSPFLTQYSHLLIGEDQLDQKEKDMRCLLNYAFGEGRPTQVLHTDDWKIVTRVEFQTLAAPDVWVMNNVIDTFARILNDDPDQSVKSNLKFYFSTIPLNMLCQNDPYGGSQDSQATEEKRLENFIVRCKA from the exons ATGATGCTGACAAACAACAACCACCTACAGAAAAAACTGA AGTCTGAAAGTGTGAGATCAGATATGGAAGATTTAAACAAAAGAGCTGAAGATGGAAACCCAATATCTCCAAGCGTTATAACTGAAGAATCCAAGTTTAAGACTCCGACTGCCGTTGAGTCGCAGACTGAAATGGAAACTCCGTCAATGTTCTTGAA CACTCCGAGCGCGGTTTACTCGCAAACAGAAAATGTAACTCCATCTATGAACATAAA TGAGGAAGGGGATCCAGATATGGTACAAGTACCTGCACTTGttaagagaaagaaaaatatTCCCATCAAGTTACTGTCACCCTTCTTAACTCAGTATTCACACCTACTGATTGGGGAAGATCAGTTGGATCAAAAAGAAAAGGACATGCGATGCTTACTGAATTATGCATTTGGAGAAGGAAGACCAAC TCAGGTGTTGCACACTGATGATTGGAAAATAGTTACTAGAGTAGAGTTTCAAACCCTAG CAGCTCCGGATGTCTGGGTGATGAATAATGTTATTGACACTTTTGCAAGAATACTGAATGATGATCCAGATCAAAGTGTCAAGAGTAACTTGAAATTCTATTTCTCGACAATTCCTTTA AATATGCTATGCCAGAATGATCCGTATGGTGGATCACAGGATAGCCAAGCAACCGAGGAGAAACGGTTGGAAAATTTTATTGTAAGGTGTAAGGCATGA
- the LOC110785046 gene encoding uncharacterized protein isoform X2, translating into MMLTNNNHLQKKLKSESVRSDMEDLNKRAEDGNPISPSVITEESKFKTPTAVESQTEMETPSMFLNTPSAVYSQTENVTPSMNINEEGDPDMVQVPALVKRKKNIPIKLLSPFLTQYSHLLIGEDQLDQKEKDMRCLLNYAFGEGRPTQVLHTDDWKIVTRVEFQTLAPDVWVMNNVIDTFARILNDDPDQSVKSNLKFYFSTIPLNMLCQNDPYGGSQDSQATEEKRLENFIVRCKA; encoded by the exons ATGATGCTGACAAACAACAACCACCTACAGAAAAAACTGA AGTCTGAAAGTGTGAGATCAGATATGGAAGATTTAAACAAAAGAGCTGAAGATGGAAACCCAATATCTCCAAGCGTTATAACTGAAGAATCCAAGTTTAAGACTCCGACTGCCGTTGAGTCGCAGACTGAAATGGAAACTCCGTCAATGTTCTTGAA CACTCCGAGCGCGGTTTACTCGCAAACAGAAAATGTAACTCCATCTATGAACATAAA TGAGGAAGGGGATCCAGATATGGTACAAGTACCTGCACTTGttaagagaaagaaaaatatTCCCATCAAGTTACTGTCACCCTTCTTAACTCAGTATTCACACCTACTGATTGGGGAAGATCAGTTGGATCAAAAAGAAAAGGACATGCGATGCTTACTGAATTATGCATTTGGAGAAGGAAGACCAAC TCAGGTGTTGCACACTGATGATTGGAAAATAGTTACTAGAGTAGAGTTTCAAACCCTAG CTCCGGATGTCTGGGTGATGAATAATGTTATTGACACTTTTGCAAGAATACTGAATGATGATCCAGATCAAAGTGTCAAGAGTAACTTGAAATTCTATTTCTCGACAATTCCTTTA AATATGCTATGCCAGAATGATCCGTATGGTGGATCACAGGATAGCCAAGCAACCGAGGAGAAACGGTTGGAAAATTTTATTGTAAGGTGTAAGGCATGA